The Vespa velutina chromosome 22, iVesVel2.1, whole genome shotgun sequence genome includes a window with the following:
- the LOC124956415 gene encoding furin-like protease 2 isoform X5, with product MHRTSSHVAILVNLVVCSIEIGSLKNYFLFSHRRLNKRSLTESEPHHRILRDDSRVHWFQQQHERKRKKRDFEATSFATFGDYPPFFEDFGPRPRQASFHRQRNRGVPFQNLFTDPLFKEQWYLNGGAKDGYDMNLGPAWQKGYTGKGVVVSILDDGIQTNHPDLALNYDHEASYDINDNDSDPMPRDNGDNKHGTRCAGEVAAVAFNQYCGVGVAYNSSIGGVRMLDGPVNDAVEARALGLNPDHIDIYSASWGPEDDGKTVDGPGPLARRAFIYGVTSGRKGKGSIFVWASGNGGRHTDSCNCDGYTNSIFTLSISSATQGGYKPWYLEECSSTLASTYSSGTPGNDKSVATVDMDAKLRPDHICTVEHTGTSASAPLAAGIAALALEANPSLTWRDMQYLVVLTSRSGPLEKEPGWILNGVKRKVSHKFGYGLMDAGAMVSLAEQWTNVPPQHICKSDEINEERPIDPTYGYTLSVYLDVTGCAGSLNEVRFLEHVQCKVSLRFFPRGNLRLLLTSPMGTTSTLLFERPRDVLSSSFDDWPFLSVHFWGEKADGRWTLQIINAGSRHVNSPGILKKWQLIFYGTATNPIRIRTRQFNPVQAHSPFSSVHYPFSIDDDPLAQDHRDDTDFFAPSTFQSYQGPYAGAASNVHASVATLDGSSAPILTNRLPGDTAAASGFDSPSVPSSQIADGSLDTTRQILHDCDPQCDSQGCYGKGPTQCVACKNYRLDNTCVSRCPPRSFPNQGGVCWPCHESCEICAGAGQDSCLSCAPAHLRVTDLAVCLQQCPEGYYENTENSTCVPCEANCASCQDRPDKCTSCEHHLVMHENKCYAACPLYTYETQDYNCAPCHPSCESCNGTSENQCIACRPNLFSLDGNCRASCPAGYSADKKRRECVSCPPGCLTCVTSSCINCIEGWSLNKKGVCAPESRNRCDTAEYYNDGHCKPCHSTCESCAGPTEDFCISCQSPLLLQGRRCVSQCDDGYYSVAQPSRPICVPCLHTCKSCVSRLNCTACQDGLQLQSGECRSSCAQGYYSDRGQCAKCYLSCKTCSGPRRDQCVTCPTGWQLAAGECHPECPEGFFKSNFGCQKCHHYCRTCKGEGPLECTSCPAHSMLEGGLCMDCLGAQYYDPLTQLCKNCHADCRRCTGPGKFSCAACSPPLHLDKLNNQCVPCCTGLEKGPHTDECCLCDPETGGCRNSSPAGKRRVPSRDSSISEGYEIIDKSSDNNDSASLAVTAATTMAVAICLASVALFAMIFVALQAISARRQTNMGYTQLTVRMESVDDIDADDTTELMT from the exons ATTGGCTCACTGAAGAActatttcctcttctctcataGACGATTAAACAAGAGATCACTGACAGAGAGCGAGCCACATCACAGAATACTCAGAGACGATTCACGA GTGCACTGGTTCCAGCAGCAACATGAAAGAAAACGTAAGAAGAGAGATTTCGAAGCGACATCCTTTGCCACTTTTGGCGATTATCCTCCGTTCTTTGAAGATTTTGGACCGCGACCGAGACAAGCGTCGTTTCATCGTCAAAGAAATCGAGGTGTAccctttcaaaatttattcacCGATCCGTTATTTAAAGAACAATGGTACCTG aacGGTGGTGCCAAAGATGGATACGACATGAATTTAGGACCAGCCTGGCAAAAGGGTTACACGGGTAAAGGCGTAGTCGTATCCATATTAGACGATGGTATTCAAACTAATCATCCAGATCTTGCGTTGAACTATGATCATGAGGCGAGTTATGACATCAATGATAACGACTCAGATCCAATGCCACGAGATAATGGTGATAATAAGCATGGCACTCGTTGTGCTGGCGAAGTAGCAGCAGTGGCTTTTAACCAATACTGCGGCGTTGGAGTTGCTTACAATTCCAGTATCGGAG GCGTACGAATGCTCGATGGCCCGGTAAACGATGCCGTCGAAGCCAGAGCGCTAGGATTGAATCCTGATCACATAGACATATATAGCGCATCTTGGGGCCCTGAAGACGATGGAAAGACGGTCGATGGTCCTGGTCCGCTCGCTAGAAGGGCTTTTATTTATGGAGTAACAAGC GGTCGCAAAGGAAAAGGCTCAATATTCGTTTGGGCTTCCGGTAATGGTGGTAGACACACGGACTCGTGTAATTGCGATGGATACACAAATAGCATCTTCACGTTATCAATATCGAGCGCAACTCAAGGAGGTTACAAACCGTGGTACTTGGAAGAATGTAGCTCGACCTTGGCTTCAACTTATTCCTCGGGAACACCTGGCAATGATAAGAGCGTTGCAACGGTAGACATGGACGCTAAGTTACGACCAGATCACATATGCACCGTAGAACATACAGGGACATCTGCATCGGCCCCATTGGCGGCTGGTATCGCTGCATTGGCTCTAGAAGCAAATCCAAGTTTAACCTGGAGAGACATGCAATATCTCGTAGTGTTAACGTCGAGATCTGGACCCCTCGAAAAGGAACCCGGTTGGATACTGAACGGGGTCAAGAGAAAGGTCTCTCACAAGTTTGGATACGGGCTTATGGACGCAGGCGCTATGGTCAGTCTAGCCGAACAATGGACCAATGTGCCACCACAGCACATCTGCAAATCCGACGAAATAAACGAGGAACGGCCCATCGATCCGACTTACGGATATACCTTGAGCGTATATTTGGACGTTACTGGATGCGCTGGATCTTTGAACGAAGTTCGCTTTCTCGAACACGTTCAGTGTAAG GTATCTCTGAGATTCTTTCCACGAGGTAATCTAAGGTTACTTTTAACCTCACCAATGGGTACCACGTCAACTTTACTCTTCGAAAGACCACGAGACGTTCTTAGCTCCAGTTTCGACGATTGGCCTTTCCTAAGTGTACATTTCTGGGGAGAGAAAGCCGATGGACGTTGGACATTGCAGATCATTAACGCCGGAAGTCGGCACGTCAATTCCCCAG GTATACTGAAGAAGTGGCAACTGATATTCTATGGAACAGCAACGAACCCTATCAGGATACGGACACGTCAATTTAACCCGGTACAAGCGCATTCTCCGTTCTCGTCCGTGCATTACCCGTTCTCGATAGACGATGATCCGCTAGCTCAGGACCATCGGGACGACACCGACTTCTTTGCTCCGTCTACCTTTCAGAGTTACCAGGGACCTTACGCTGGTGCAGCTTCGAACGTCCATGCGTCGGTGGCCACTCTTGATGGTTCCTCAGCTCCAATCTTGACGAATCGGTTACCAGGGGATACAGCAGCAGCTTCGGGTTTCGATTCACCTTCGGTTCCATCCTCTCAGATAGCAGATGGTTCCTTGGACACAACCAGGCAGATACTTCATGACTGTGATCCACAATGCGATTCTCAAGGTTGTTACGGAAAGGGTCCAACGCAATGTGTCGCCTGCAAGAATTATCGGCTGGACAA TACGTGCGTCAGCCGCTGTCCACCACGAAGTTTCCCGAATCAAGGTGGTGTTTGTTGGCCTTGTCACGAGTCCTGTGAAATTTGCGCTGGGGCTGGTCAAGACTCTTGTCTATCGTGTGCACCCGCTCATCTACGAGTTACCGATCTGGCCGTTTGCCTTCAACAATGTCCGGAGGGTTATTACGAGA ATACGGAGAACAGCACGTGCGTGCCCTGCGAGGCCAATTGCGCCAGCTGCCAGGACAGACCGGACAAGTGCACCAGCTGCGAGCATCATTTGGTGATGCACGAGAACAAATGTTACGCGGCCTGTCCTCTTTACACGTACGAAACGCAGGACTATAATTGTGCACCCTGTCATCCCAGCTGCGAGTCGTGTAATGGCACGTCTGAAAATCAATGTATAGCTTGTCGACCTAATTTATTCTCACTTGACG GTAACTGCCGAGCCTCTTGTCCAGCTGGTTATAGTGCCGATAAAAAACGACGCGAATGTGTATCCTGTCCACCGGGATGTCTGACATGCGTAACATCTAGCTGTATAAATTGCATAGAAGGTTGGAGTTTAAACAAGAAAGGTGTATGCGCGCCAGAAAGTCGAAATCGTTGCGACACTGCTGAATATTACAATGATGGACATTGCAAACCTTGTCACTCGACCTGCGAAAGTTGTGCAGGACCCACCGAGGACTTTTGTATATCTTGTCAAAGTCCTCTCTTACTTCAAGGTCGTCGATGCGTCTCACAGTGCGATGACGGTTATTACTCAGTCGCCCAACCCTCCAGGCCGATTTGCGTGCCTTGTTTGCATACTTGTAAGAGTTGTGTCTCGCGACTTAACTGCACCGCCTGTCAAGACGGTTTACAACTTCAGAGTGGTGAATGTAGATCGTCCTGCGCGCAAGG CTATTACAGTGACAGAGGCCAATGCGCCAAATGTTATCTATCATGTAAAACTTGTTCGGGTCCTAGGAGAGATCAATGCGTGACTTGTCCAACAGGTTGGCAATTAGCAGCTGGCGAATGTCATCCTGAATGTCCAGAAGGTTTCTTTAAGTCTAATTTTGGTTGTCAAAAGTgtcatcattattgtcgtaCGTGTAAAG gcgAGGGTCCACTCGAGTGTACATCTTGTCCGGCACATTCCATGCTGGAAGGTGGTCTATGCATGGATTGTCTTGGTGCACAGTATTACGATCCATTGACGCAACTATGCAAGAATTGTCATGCGGATTGTCGCAGGTGTACAGGACCTGGGAAATTCAGTTGTGCCGCTTGCTCACCTCCTTTGCACCTTGACAAATTAAACAATCAATGTGTGCCCTGTTGTACGGGGTTAGAAAAGGGTCCACATACCGATGAGTGTTGTCTCTGTGACCCAGAAACCG GTGGCTGCAGGAACAGTTCACCGGCTGGCAAAAGAAGGGTACCATCGAGAGACTCCTCGATATCCGAAGGTTacgaaataattgataaaagttctgataataatgattcagCTTCGTTGGCCGTAACAGCAGCTACGACTATGGCCGTGGCGATTTGTTTAGCGTCGGTTGCGCTCTTCGCAATGATATTCGTTGCTCTTcaa GCAATATCAGCGAGAAGACAAACAAATATGGGTTACACGCAATTAACCGTTAGAATGGAATCAGTGGATGATATCGACGCTGATGATACGACAGAACTGATGACAtag
- the LOC124956415 gene encoding furin-like protease 2 isoform X4, with product MIVRVTLVCFLLVGAPIKSEAEARPRARPVPIYSNQFAVHVPEGVEAATEIAEKHGFDNHGQIGSLKNYFLFSHRRLNKRSLTESEPHHRILRDDSRVHWFQQQHERKRKKRDFEATSFATFGDYPPFFEDFGPRPRQASFHRQRNRGVPFQNLFTDPLFKEQWYLNGGAKDGYDMNLGPAWQKGYTGKGVVVSILDDGIQTNHPDLALNYDHEASYDINDNDSDPMPRDNGDNKHGTRCAGEVAAVAFNQYCGVGVAYNSSIGGVRMLDGPVNDAVEARALGLNPDHIDIYSASWGPEDDGKTVDGPGPLARRAFIYGVTSGRKGKGSIFVWASGNGGRHTDSCNCDGYTNSIFTLSISSATQGGYKPWYLEECSSTLASTYSSGTPGNDKSVATVDMDAKLRPDHICTVEHTGTSASAPLAAGIAALALEANPSLTWRDMQYLVVLTSRSGPLEKEPGWILNGVKRKVSHKFGYGLMDAGAMVSLAEQWTNVPPQHICKSDEINEERPIDPTYGYTLSVYLDVTGCAGSLNEVRFLEHVQCKVSLRFFPRGNLRLLLTSPMGTTSTLLFERPRDVLSSSFDDWPFLSVHFWGEKADGRWTLQIINAGSRHVNSPGILKKWQLIFYGTATNPIRIRTRQFNPSYQGPYAGAASNVHASVATLDGSSAPILTNRLPGDTAAASGFDSPSVPSSQIADGSLDTTRQILHDCDPQCDSQGCYGKGPTQCVACKNYRLDNTCVSRCPPRSFPNQGGVCWPCHESCEICAGAGQDSCLSCAPAHLRVTDLAVCLQQCPEGYYENTENSTCVPCEANCASCQDRPDKCTSCEHHLVMHENKCYAACPLYTYETQDYNCAPCHPSCESCNGTSENQCIACRPNLFSLDGNCRASCPAGYSADKKRRECVSCPPGCLTCVTSSCINCIEGWSLNKKGVCAPESRNRCDTAEYYNDGHCKPCHSTCESCAGPTEDFCISCQSPLLLQGRRCVSQCDDGYYSVAQPSRPICVPCLHTCKSCVSRLNCTACQDGLQLQSGECRSSCAQGYYSDRGQCAKCYLSCKTCSGPRRDQCVTCPTGWQLAAGECHPECPEGFFKSNFGCQKCHHYCRTCKGEGPLECTSCPAHSMLEGGLCMDCLGAQYYDPLTQLCKNCHADCRRCTGPGKFSCAACSPPLHLDKLNNQCVPCCTGLEKGPHTDECCLCDPETGGCRNSSPAGKRRVPSRDSSISEGYEIIDKSSDNNDSASLAVTAATTMAVAICLASVALFAMIFVALQAISARRQTNMGYTQLTVRMESVDDIDADDTTELMT from the exons ATTGGCTCACTGAAGAActatttcctcttctctcataGACGATTAAACAAGAGATCACTGACAGAGAGCGAGCCACATCACAGAATACTCAGAGACGATTCACGA GTGCACTGGTTCCAGCAGCAACATGAAAGAAAACGTAAGAAGAGAGATTTCGAAGCGACATCCTTTGCCACTTTTGGCGATTATCCTCCGTTCTTTGAAGATTTTGGACCGCGACCGAGACAAGCGTCGTTTCATCGTCAAAGAAATCGAGGTGTAccctttcaaaatttattcacCGATCCGTTATTTAAAGAACAATGGTACCTG aacGGTGGTGCCAAAGATGGATACGACATGAATTTAGGACCAGCCTGGCAAAAGGGTTACACGGGTAAAGGCGTAGTCGTATCCATATTAGACGATGGTATTCAAACTAATCATCCAGATCTTGCGTTGAACTATGATCATGAGGCGAGTTATGACATCAATGATAACGACTCAGATCCAATGCCACGAGATAATGGTGATAATAAGCATGGCACTCGTTGTGCTGGCGAAGTAGCAGCAGTGGCTTTTAACCAATACTGCGGCGTTGGAGTTGCTTACAATTCCAGTATCGGAG GCGTACGAATGCTCGATGGCCCGGTAAACGATGCCGTCGAAGCCAGAGCGCTAGGATTGAATCCTGATCACATAGACATATATAGCGCATCTTGGGGCCCTGAAGACGATGGAAAGACGGTCGATGGTCCTGGTCCGCTCGCTAGAAGGGCTTTTATTTATGGAGTAACAAGC GGTCGCAAAGGAAAAGGCTCAATATTCGTTTGGGCTTCCGGTAATGGTGGTAGACACACGGACTCGTGTAATTGCGATGGATACACAAATAGCATCTTCACGTTATCAATATCGAGCGCAACTCAAGGAGGTTACAAACCGTGGTACTTGGAAGAATGTAGCTCGACCTTGGCTTCAACTTATTCCTCGGGAACACCTGGCAATGATAAGAGCGTTGCAACGGTAGACATGGACGCTAAGTTACGACCAGATCACATATGCACCGTAGAACATACAGGGACATCTGCATCGGCCCCATTGGCGGCTGGTATCGCTGCATTGGCTCTAGAAGCAAATCCAAGTTTAACCTGGAGAGACATGCAATATCTCGTAGTGTTAACGTCGAGATCTGGACCCCTCGAAAAGGAACCCGGTTGGATACTGAACGGGGTCAAGAGAAAGGTCTCTCACAAGTTTGGATACGGGCTTATGGACGCAGGCGCTATGGTCAGTCTAGCCGAACAATGGACCAATGTGCCACCACAGCACATCTGCAAATCCGACGAAATAAACGAGGAACGGCCCATCGATCCGACTTACGGATATACCTTGAGCGTATATTTGGACGTTACTGGATGCGCTGGATCTTTGAACGAAGTTCGCTTTCTCGAACACGTTCAGTGTAAG GTATCTCTGAGATTCTTTCCACGAGGTAATCTAAGGTTACTTTTAACCTCACCAATGGGTACCACGTCAACTTTACTCTTCGAAAGACCACGAGACGTTCTTAGCTCCAGTTTCGACGATTGGCCTTTCCTAAGTGTACATTTCTGGGGAGAGAAAGCCGATGGACGTTGGACATTGCAGATCATTAACGCCGGAAGTCGGCACGTCAATTCCCCAG GTATACTGAAGAAGTGGCAACTGATATTCTATGGAACAGCAACGAACCCTATCAGGATACGGACACGTCAATTTAACCCG AGTTACCAGGGACCTTACGCTGGTGCAGCTTCGAACGTCCATGCGTCGGTGGCCACTCTTGATGGTTCCTCAGCTCCAATCTTGACGAATCGGTTACCAGGGGATACAGCAGCAGCTTCGGGTTTCGATTCACCTTCGGTTCCATCCTCTCAGATAGCAGATGGTTCCTTGGACACAACCAGGCAGATACTTCATGACTGTGATCCACAATGCGATTCTCAAGGTTGTTACGGAAAGGGTCCAACGCAATGTGTCGCCTGCAAGAATTATCGGCTGGACAA TACGTGCGTCAGCCGCTGTCCACCACGAAGTTTCCCGAATCAAGGTGGTGTTTGTTGGCCTTGTCACGAGTCCTGTGAAATTTGCGCTGGGGCTGGTCAAGACTCTTGTCTATCGTGTGCACCCGCTCATCTACGAGTTACCGATCTGGCCGTTTGCCTTCAACAATGTCCGGAGGGTTATTACGAGA ATACGGAGAACAGCACGTGCGTGCCCTGCGAGGCCAATTGCGCCAGCTGCCAGGACAGACCGGACAAGTGCACCAGCTGCGAGCATCATTTGGTGATGCACGAGAACAAATGTTACGCGGCCTGTCCTCTTTACACGTACGAAACGCAGGACTATAATTGTGCACCCTGTCATCCCAGCTGCGAGTCGTGTAATGGCACGTCTGAAAATCAATGTATAGCTTGTCGACCTAATTTATTCTCACTTGACG GTAACTGCCGAGCCTCTTGTCCAGCTGGTTATAGTGCCGATAAAAAACGACGCGAATGTGTATCCTGTCCACCGGGATGTCTGACATGCGTAACATCTAGCTGTATAAATTGCATAGAAGGTTGGAGTTTAAACAAGAAAGGTGTATGCGCGCCAGAAAGTCGAAATCGTTGCGACACTGCTGAATATTACAATGATGGACATTGCAAACCTTGTCACTCGACCTGCGAAAGTTGTGCAGGACCCACCGAGGACTTTTGTATATCTTGTCAAAGTCCTCTCTTACTTCAAGGTCGTCGATGCGTCTCACAGTGCGATGACGGTTATTACTCAGTCGCCCAACCCTCCAGGCCGATTTGCGTGCCTTGTTTGCATACTTGTAAGAGTTGTGTCTCGCGACTTAACTGCACCGCCTGTCAAGACGGTTTACAACTTCAGAGTGGTGAATGTAGATCGTCCTGCGCGCAAGG CTATTACAGTGACAGAGGCCAATGCGCCAAATGTTATCTATCATGTAAAACTTGTTCGGGTCCTAGGAGAGATCAATGCGTGACTTGTCCAACAGGTTGGCAATTAGCAGCTGGCGAATGTCATCCTGAATGTCCAGAAGGTTTCTTTAAGTCTAATTTTGGTTGTCAAAAGTgtcatcattattgtcgtaCGTGTAAAG gcgAGGGTCCACTCGAGTGTACATCTTGTCCGGCACATTCCATGCTGGAAGGTGGTCTATGCATGGATTGTCTTGGTGCACAGTATTACGATCCATTGACGCAACTATGCAAGAATTGTCATGCGGATTGTCGCAGGTGTACAGGACCTGGGAAATTCAGTTGTGCCGCTTGCTCACCTCCTTTGCACCTTGACAAATTAAACAATCAATGTGTGCCCTGTTGTACGGGGTTAGAAAAGGGTCCACATACCGATGAGTGTTGTCTCTGTGACCCAGAAACCG GTGGCTGCAGGAACAGTTCACCGGCTGGCAAAAGAAGGGTACCATCGAGAGACTCCTCGATATCCGAAGGTTacgaaataattgataaaagttctgataataatgattcagCTTCGTTGGCCGTAACAGCAGCTACGACTATGGCCGTGGCGATTTGTTTAGCGTCGGTTGCGCTCTTCGCAATGATATTCGTTGCTCTTcaa GCAATATCAGCGAGAAGACAAACAAATATGGGTTACACGCAATTAACCGTTAGAATGGAATCAGTGGATGATATCGACGCTGATGATACGACAGAACTGATGACAtag